One Janthinobacterium sp. TB1-E2 genomic region harbors:
- the earP gene encoding elongation factor P maturation arginine rhamnosyltransferase EarP, with translation MPLATDRAPSLAIFCKVVDNYGDIGICWRLARQLQREHGVAVTLWVDDLVSFQRICPAIDVAAEAQQVSGVTIRHWRGQDGVFAPADIADIVIEFFACDIPPGYIAAMAQCSPQPVWLNLEGLTAEEWVEGCHALTSPRHGMIKHFFFPGFTDKTGGLLREAALDEQRLAFQADAAAMAAFLGQFGVTAADMRALKVSLFCYPSAPVAELFAAWQAGSEPVTCLVPEGVAFDAVQAFIGDDAAVPGVARTRGALTVRVLPFVPQDDYDRLLWACDVNLVRGEDSFVRAQWAGQPFLWHIYLQDENLHHVKLRAFLQRYAADADGPIDSLVQAALAWNGASADALPWAQLWPALQADLPRIRACAQAWQRQMQANGDLASNLLAFAGATR, from the coding sequence ATGCCATTAGCTACCGATCGCGCGCCATCCCTGGCCATCTTCTGCAAAGTCGTCGACAACTACGGCGATATCGGCATTTGCTGGCGCCTCGCGCGGCAGTTGCAGCGCGAGCACGGCGTGGCCGTCACCCTGTGGGTCGACGATCTTGTCAGCTTCCAGCGCATTTGCCCCGCGATCGACGTAGCAGCCGAGGCGCAGCAGGTGTCCGGCGTCACGATACGCCACTGGCGCGGCCAGGATGGCGTGTTTGCGCCCGCCGATATCGCCGATATCGTCATTGAGTTCTTTGCCTGCGACATTCCGCCCGGCTATATCGCCGCCATGGCGCAGTGTTCGCCGCAGCCCGTGTGGCTGAACCTGGAAGGCTTGACAGCGGAAGAGTGGGTCGAGGGCTGCCATGCGCTGACGTCGCCGCGCCACGGCATGATCAAGCATTTCTTCTTCCCCGGCTTCACGGATAAAACGGGCGGCTTGCTGCGCGAAGCGGCGCTCGACGAGCAGCGGCTGGCGTTCCAGGCCGATGCCGCCGCCATGGCGGCATTCCTCGGGCAATTCGGCGTGACGGCGGCGGACATGCGCGCCTTGAAAGTGTCGCTGTTCTGCTATCCATCCGCTCCCGTCGCCGAGCTGTTTGCTGCCTGGCAGGCGGGCAGCGAGCCCGTGACCTGCCTGGTGCCGGAAGGCGTCGCGTTCGATGCCGTTCAAGCGTTTATCGGCGACGATGCGGCGGTGCCCGGTGTGGCGCGCACGCGCGGCGCGCTTACCGTGCGCGTGCTGCCTTTCGTGCCGCAGGACGATTACGACCGCCTGTTGTGGGCTTGCGACGTGAACCTGGTGCGCGGCGAGGACTCGTTCGTGCGCGCGCAATGGGCCGGCCAGCCGTTTCTCTGGCATATCTATTTGCAGGATGAAAACCTGCATCACGTGAAATTGCGCGCCTTCCTGCAGCGCTATGCGGCGGATGCGGACGGCCCCATCGACAGCCTGGTACAGGCGGCGCTGGCCTGGAATGGCGCCAGCGCGGACGCCTTGCCGTGGGCGCAGCTGTGGCCCGCATTGCAGGCCGATCTGCCGCGCATCCGGGCGTGCGCGCAGGCCTGGCAGCGGCAGATGCAGGCTAATGGCGATCTGGCAAGTAACTTGCTGGCGTTCGCTGGCGCGACGAGATAG
- a CDS encoding LysR family transcriptional regulator, translating to MTISLRHIEVFRAIMTTGSVTAAAAMLHTSQPTVSRELARLEHLTGLTLFERERGRLRPTAQALQLFEEVQRAYFGLERIVSTAAALRQFDQGQLSIACLPVFSQSLLPQACKRFVADFPKVSISITPQESPLLEEWLSAQRHDIGLTEVDNAPPGTALATLMSVDEVCVLPDGHSLAGKAVLQPADFAGQPFISLAAVDPYRQQIDAIFAQAGVERRLALDTHSAASVCAMVREGVGLAIVNPLTALDYAGQGLQIRRFAVSLPFTVNLVKPLHRPLSQLVALFEQALHAQADEVKRRLLAL from the coding sequence ATGACTATCTCCCTGCGCCATATCGAAGTCTTCCGCGCCATCATGACGACGGGCAGCGTGACGGCCGCCGCCGCCATGCTGCACACGTCGCAGCCCACCGTCAGCCGCGAGCTGGCGCGCCTCGAGCATTTGACGGGCTTGACCCTGTTCGAACGCGAGCGGGGGCGGCTGCGTCCGACGGCCCAGGCGCTGCAGCTGTTCGAGGAAGTGCAGCGCGCGTACTTCGGCCTCGAACGCATCGTCAGCACGGCGGCGGCCCTGCGCCAGTTCGACCAGGGGCAGTTGTCGATCGCCTGCCTGCCCGTGTTTTCCCAGTCCTTGCTGCCGCAGGCGTGCAAGCGCTTCGTCGCCGATTTTCCCAAGGTGAGCATCAGCATCACGCCGCAGGAGTCGCCGCTGCTGGAAGAGTGGTTGTCGGCGCAGCGCCACGATATCGGCCTGACGGAAGTGGACAATGCCCCGCCGGGTACGGCGCTCGCCACCCTGATGTCCGTCGATGAAGTGTGCGTGCTGCCCGACGGCCATTCGCTCGCCGGCAAGGCCGTGCTGCAGCCGGCGGACTTCGCGGGCCAGCCTTTCATCAGCCTGGCCGCCGTCGACCCGTATCGCCAGCAGATCGACGCCATCTTCGCGCAGGCCGGCGTGGAGCGGCGCCTGGCGCTCGACACGCACAGCGCCGCTTCCGTCTGCGCGATGGTGCGCGAAGGCGTGGGGCTGGCCATCGTCAATCCGCTTACGGCCCTCGACTATGCGGGGCAGGGCTTGCAGATCCGCCGCTTTGCCGTGTCCTTGCCGTTCACCGTGAATCTGGTCAAGCCTTTGCACCGGCCCTTGTCGCAACTGGTGGCCCTGTTCGAGCAGGCGCTGCATGCGCAGGCGGACGAGGTGAAAAGGCGGCTGCTGGCACTATAA
- the gltX gene encoding glutamate--tRNA ligase, which produces MTTTATPVRTRFAPSPTGYLHLGGARTALYSWAYARHFGGTFVLRIEDTDVERSTPEAVQAIIEGMKWLGLDHDEGPFYQMQRMDRYREVVAQMLAEGTAYHCYSSPEEVEAMRERMRAAGEKPRYDGTWRPEPGKTLPAIPADRKPVVRFKNPLDGDVSWDDVVKGTITISNRELDDLVIARPDGTPTYNFCVAVDDWDMQITHVIRGDDHVNNTPRQINILRAIGAPLPLYGHLPMILGADGEKLSKRHGAVSVMDYPAQGFLPEAMLNYLARLGWSHGDDEVFSTEQFCEWFNLNHLSKSAAQFNNEKLAWLNNHYIKQADNTRLADLARPQMVAVGAVFEGAPDLAQVLGMMKERANTVNELAAASMLFFREPQPEAELVAQHITDAIKPVLAQFAERIATVEWSKEAVAAMIKEVLAANTIKMPLLAMPLRLILTGQLQTPAIDQVVVIFGRDTVLARLAKWL; this is translated from the coding sequence ATGACCACAACCGCTACTCCCGTCCGTACCCGTTTCGCTCCCAGCCCGACCGGCTATCTGCACCTGGGCGGCGCCCGCACCGCTTTATACAGCTGGGCGTATGCCCGTCACTTCGGCGGCACCTTCGTGCTGCGCATCGAAGACACGGACGTGGAGCGTTCCACGCCGGAAGCCGTGCAAGCCATCATCGAAGGCATGAAGTGGCTGGGCCTGGACCACGACGAAGGCCCGTTCTACCAGATGCAGCGCATGGACCGCTACCGCGAAGTGGTGGCGCAGATGCTGGCCGAAGGCACGGCATACCACTGCTACTCGTCGCCGGAAGAAGTTGAAGCGATGCGCGAACGCATGCGCGCCGCTGGCGAAAAGCCGCGCTACGACGGCACCTGGCGCCCGGAACCAGGCAAGACGCTGCCTGCCATTCCTGCCGACCGCAAGCCCGTCGTGCGCTTCAAGAATCCGCTCGATGGCGATGTGAGCTGGGACGACGTGGTCAAGGGCACGATCACGATCTCGAACCGCGAGCTGGACGACCTGGTGATCGCGCGTCCGGACGGCACGCCGACATACAACTTCTGCGTGGCCGTCGATGACTGGGACATGCAGATCACCCACGTGATCCGCGGCGACGACCATGTCAACAACACCCCGCGCCAGATCAATATCCTGCGCGCCATCGGCGCACCGCTGCCGCTGTACGGCCACCTGCCGATGATCCTTGGTGCGGATGGCGAAAAGCTGTCGAAGCGCCACGGCGCCGTCAGCGTGATGGATTACCCGGCGCAAGGCTTCCTGCCGGAAGCGATGCTGAACTACCTGGCGCGCCTGGGCTGGAGCCATGGCGACGATGAAGTGTTCTCGACCGAGCAGTTCTGCGAGTGGTTCAACCTGAACCACCTGTCGAAATCGGCGGCCCAGTTCAACAATGAAAAACTGGCCTGGCTGAACAACCACTATATCAAGCAGGCCGACAACACGCGTCTGGCCGACCTGGCCCGTCCGCAAATGGTCGCCGTCGGCGCCGTCTTCGAAGGCGCGCCGGACCTGGCGCAAGTGCTGGGCATGATGAAAGAGCGCGCCAACACGGTCAATGAACTGGCTGCCGCTTCGATGCTGTTCTTCCGCGAGCCGCAGCCGGAAGCGGAACTGGTGGCGCAGCACATCACGGATGCCATCAAGCCCGTGCTGGCGCAATTCGCCGAGCGCATCGCCACGGTGGAGTGGAGCAAGGAAGCCGTCGCCGCCATGATCAAGGAAGTGCTGGCCGCCAATACCATCAAGATGCCGCTGCTGGCCATGCCTTTGCGCTTGATTTTGACGGGCCAGTTGCAGACCCCGGCCATCGACCAGGTAGTGGTGATCTTCGGCCGCGACACCGTGCTGGCGCGTCTGGCAAAGTGGCTGTAA